The Vicugna pacos unplaced genomic scaffold, VicPac4 scaffold_117, whole genome shotgun sequence genome window below encodes:
- the LOC140694988 gene encoding trafficking protein particle complex subunit 9-like, with protein sequence MGLDTDSRACNMSIPDYVQCAEDHQTLPVVVQTMEIISEENIFCIYQLLTSVSHISPCGSQWTLCIHYRHRYVPENGWSVFQKHCKVVGLVTITDCLSAKALEKLHVQRSCMAPR encoded by the coding sequence ggcctgcaacatgagcatccctgactacgtgcagtgtgctgaggaccaccagactcttcccgttgtagtccaaaccatggagatcatctcagaggagaatatcttttgcatctatcagctactcacctcggtgagccatatcagcccatgtggctcccagtggacactctgtatccactacaggcaccgctatgtgcccgagaatgggtggagcgtcttccagaaacactgcaaggtcgtgggccttgtcaccattaccgactgtctctctgccaaggccttggagaagctccacgtgcagaggagctgtatggcacctcgataa